A portion of the Bacteroides faecium genome contains these proteins:
- a CDS encoding alpha-galactosidase — MSKKNIITIFLSAICTLPLWGGQQYYAFLKGDTLRMGNNYMERAMLWNNGAPVTISLTDKQHGKTIPAQGKQPDFSIVKGIPTDATFTVNEIPTNGIHASYLQATVACTIGSLNIERRYRIYADCPAIACDTYLKGQVELYQNKEDNRSNADRKNIEHTADMATGVKTPTLDRLQLSGNHWSARTIEFFDYTDWNDNLVTGRTWLPYRRNTYRGNLLFAHDVATRQGFFFLKEAPSSSTQLHYPGSDFVADFSDFMVVGLGIASNDVKPDSWTRVYGCVTGIYTGGEQEALTALRLYQKQLRHHTAAQDEMIMLNTWGDRSQDAKIDEAFCLAELDRAARMGITLFQLDDGWQSGKSPNSKTAGGSFKDIWKSGDYWTPNPTKFPHGLKPIVEKGKKLGIRIGLWFNPSIQNDFADWQKDAQAIIGLYKKYGICCFKIDGLQIPTKTAEQNLRQLFDTVLEQTNHEVIFNLDATAGRRGGYHYMNEYGNIFLENRYTDWGNYYPYRTLRNLWMLSRYVPAEKMQIEFLNKWRNADKYDAADPFAPARYSFDYLFAITLAAQPLAWMEASNLPEEAYITASLLKKYQPLQLRFHQGVILPVGEEPSGRSWTGFQSTVSGTQGYLVVYREDNEQAKGTIDTWLPEGKEVDFIPVMGSGKKFAAKVGAQGRVSFELNDKNSFALYQYEVKP; from the coding sequence ATGAGCAAAAAAAATATTATCACGATATTTCTATCGGCAATATGTACCTTGCCGCTTTGGGGCGGACAACAGTATTACGCTTTTCTGAAAGGTGACACGCTACGTATGGGCAATAACTATATGGAACGCGCCATGCTGTGGAATAACGGTGCGCCTGTCACCATCAGCCTTACTGACAAGCAACACGGAAAAACCATTCCGGCACAGGGCAAACAACCCGATTTCTCGATTGTGAAAGGTATCCCTACGGATGCCACATTCACCGTGAACGAGATACCGACGAACGGCATCCACGCCAGTTATCTGCAGGCTACCGTGGCTTGCACTATCGGTTCGCTGAATATAGAGCGTCGCTATCGCATTTATGCAGACTGTCCCGCCATTGCTTGCGATACCTATCTGAAAGGGCAAGTGGAACTTTATCAGAATAAGGAGGATAACCGCTCTAACGCCGACCGCAAAAATATAGAGCACACGGCCGATATGGCTACGGGGGTGAAAACTCCCACGCTCGACAGGCTGCAACTATCCGGCAATCATTGGAGTGCCCGCACAATAGAGTTTTTCGACTACACCGATTGGAACGACAATCTGGTGACCGGGCGTACCTGGCTTCCTTACCGTCGCAATACGTATCGTGGTAATTTGCTTTTTGCTCATGACGTAGCTACGCGTCAAGGCTTCTTTTTCTTGAAAGAGGCTCCCAGCAGCAGTACCCAATTACATTATCCGGGTTCTGACTTCGTGGCGGACTTTAGTGATTTTATGGTAGTGGGGCTGGGCATTGCGTCTAATGATGTAAAGCCGGATAGCTGGACCCGCGTTTATGGATGCGTTACCGGCATCTATACCGGTGGCGAACAAGAAGCGCTTACTGCCCTGCGCCTTTATCAGAAACAACTGCGCCACCACACCGCCGCACAGGATGAGATGATTATGCTCAATACCTGGGGCGACCGTAGTCAGGATGCCAAAATAGATGAGGCTTTCTGCCTGGCAGAACTGGACCGTGCCGCACGCATGGGCATCACCCTCTTTCAACTGGACGATGGCTGGCAGAGCGGAAAAAGCCCTAACTCGAAGACTGCCGGAGGCAGTTTTAAGGATATCTGGAAAAGTGGCGATTACTGGACGCCCAACCCCACAAAGTTCCCTCATGGACTGAAACCTATTGTAGAGAAAGGCAAGAAATTGGGTATTCGCATCGGATTGTGGTTCAATCCCAGCATACAGAATGATTTTGCCGATTGGCAAAAAGATGCGCAAGCCATTATCGGACTTTATAAGAAGTACGGCATCTGCTGTTTCAAGATAGACGGCTTGCAGATACCGACCAAGACAGCCGAACAAAACCTGCGCCAACTGTTTGATACCGTGTTGGAGCAAACCAACCATGAAGTGATTTTCAACCTTGATGCCACTGCCGGTCGTCGCGGCGGATACCACTATATGAACGAGTACGGCAACATCTTCCTGGAAAACCGCTATACCGATTGGGGCAACTACTACCCTTATCGCACCTTGCGCAACCTTTGGATGCTGTCTCGCTATGTACCGGCGGAGAAGATGCAGATAGAGTTCCTTAATAAATGGCGCAATGCCGATAAGTATGACGCTGCCGACCCTTTTGCTCCCGCCCGTTACAGTTTCGATTACCTCTTTGCCATCACCTTGGCGGCACAGCCGTTGGCTTGGATGGAAGCTTCGAACCTGCCCGAAGAGGCTTATATTACGGCATCTCTGCTCAAGAAGTACCAACCCTTGCAACTCCGATTTCACCAAGGTGTCATACTGCCCGTTGGTGAAGAACCTTCGGGACGCTCGTGGACCGGATTCCAATCGACCGTCTCCGGTACGCAAGGCTATCTTGTTGTTTACCGCGAAGATAATGAGCAAGCCAAGGGGACTATTGACACCTGGCTTCCTGAAGGCAAAGAAGTGGATTTTATCCCTGTGATGGGAAGTGGCAAGAAGTTTGCCGCAAAAGTCGGCGCACAGGGTAGAGTAAGTTTCGAGCTGAATGACAAGAACTCTTTCGCACTCTATCAATACGAAGTAAAGCCATAA
- a CDS encoding FAD-dependent oxidoreductase — protein MKKILLTCIAVACSLVAVAEELLIEAESFSQRGGWVLDQQFMDQMGSPYLMAHGMGIPVADATAEINIPQAGTYYVYARTYNWTSPWTDAEGPGKFRLALGGKLLKATLGHTGNSWQWQFAGKAVLKVGTTTLALKDLTGFDGRCDAIYLTTDANTQPATWDTTETAELRARLRQQQTVPSHQYDLVVVGGGIAGMCAAASAARLGCKVALVNDRPVLGGNNSSEIRVHLGGIIEMGPNQGLGRMIREFGHERSGNAQPGDYYEDQKKEDFIDAEKNIILYASQRAVAVKMQGDRIASVTIQHIETGEQTELTAPLFSDCTGDATIGYLAGADWTMGREGRDEYGESLAPEQPDSLVMGASIQWYSKDMKKKTSFPHFEYGVRFDAENCEPVTMGEWKWETGMNRNQVSEAERVRDYGLLVIYSNWSYLKNHYTGDKKYANRSLDWVAYVSGKRESRRLLGDYVLSQDDIDKNVAHEDASFTTTWSIDLHFPDSVNSVRFPGNEFKSATVHRWIHPYAVPYRCLYSRNVDNLFMAGRNMSCTHVALGTVRVMRTTGMMGEVVGMAAGLCHKHSVEPRDIYHHHLPELKQLMQAGLGKRNVPDNQRFNEPNELLEVPGAYIKP, from the coding sequence ATGAAAAAAATCTTACTGACATGCATAGCCGTAGCCTGTAGCCTTGTGGCTGTAGCCGAAGAACTGCTCATCGAAGCAGAAAGCTTCAGCCAGCGAGGCGGCTGGGTGCTCGACCAGCAGTTCATGGATCAGATGGGTTCGCCCTATCTCATGGCACATGGTATGGGCATCCCTGTGGCGGATGCTACGGCAGAAATCAACATTCCCCAAGCGGGCACTTACTACGTATATGCCCGTACTTACAACTGGACTTCACCTTGGACCGATGCCGAAGGTCCCGGAAAATTCCGCCTGGCTTTAGGCGGCAAATTGCTGAAAGCTACATTAGGACATACTGGTAATTCCTGGCAATGGCAATTTGCCGGAAAGGCAGTATTGAAAGTAGGGACTACCACCCTTGCGCTGAAAGACCTCACCGGTTTCGACGGTCGTTGCGATGCCATTTACCTTACGACCGATGCGAATACGCAACCCGCTACCTGGGATACGACAGAGACAGCCGAACTTCGTGCCCGCTTGCGACAACAACAGACGGTACCCTCTCATCAATACGACTTAGTGGTAGTAGGAGGGGGAATAGCCGGAATGTGTGCTGCTGCATCGGCCGCCCGATTAGGTTGCAAAGTGGCACTAGTGAACGACCGTCCTGTATTGGGTGGCAATAACTCGTCGGAGATTCGTGTACATCTCGGTGGTATCATCGAAATGGGTCCTAATCAGGGATTGGGGCGTATGATACGCGAGTTCGGTCATGAACGCTCTGGCAATGCACAACCGGGTGACTACTACGAAGACCAGAAGAAAGAAGACTTCATAGATGCCGAAAAGAACATTATCCTTTATGCCTCTCAACGTGCGGTAGCCGTGAAGATGCAAGGAGATCGCATTGCGTCAGTCACTATCCAGCACATCGAGACGGGAGAACAAACCGAACTTACCGCTCCTCTCTTTAGCGACTGCACAGGCGACGCTACCATAGGCTATTTGGCCGGTGCCGATTGGACTATGGGACGTGAAGGCCGCGATGAATATGGCGAGAGCCTTGCTCCCGAGCAACCCGACTCATTGGTGATGGGTGCCTCTATACAATGGTATAGCAAGGACATGAAGAAGAAAACTTCCTTCCCTCATTTTGAATATGGCGTGCGCTTTGACGCTGAAAACTGTGAGCCTGTAACCATGGGCGAGTGGAAATGGGAAACAGGCATGAACCGCAATCAAGTCAGCGAAGCTGAACGTGTACGCGACTATGGACTTTTGGTGATATATTCCAACTGGAGTTATCTGAAGAATCACTACACAGGCGATAAGAAGTACGCCAACCGTTCCCTCGACTGGGTGGCATATGTCTCAGGCAAACGTGAATCACGCCGTCTCTTGGGCGACTACGTACTGTCACAGGACGATATAGACAAGAATGTGGCGCACGAGGATGCTTCGTTCACCACCACCTGGAGCATCGACCTTCACTTCCCCGACAGCGTGAACAGTGTCCGCTTTCCCGGCAATGAATTCAAGTCGGCTACGGTGCATCGTTGGATTCATCCTTATGCCGTTCCCTATCGCTGTCTCTATTCTCGCAATGTGGACAACCTCTTTATGGCAGGCCGTAATATGAGTTGTACCCACGTAGCCTTAGGCACAGTACGTGTGATGCGTACTACCGGCATGATGGGTGAAGTAGTAGGTATGGCAGCCGGACTCTGCCACAAGCATAGTGTAGAGCCGCGTGACATCTATCATCATCACCTGCCCGAACTGAAGCAACTTATGCAAGCGGGCCTGGGCAAACGCAATGTGCCCGATAACCAACGCTTCAACGAACCCAACGAATTGTTGGAAGTTCCGGGAGCTTACATCAAACCGTAG
- a CDS encoding DUF4832 domain-containing protein: MNKIIKNSIKTLSMCLLAATAFIGTACSDDDDLTTDYSWNIEGNTTVSIKPERYKLLRNPMSGWVIYSGIGSGMMMDFWNLYDNFESSEGTVRVSDYGNTLYVRGLWSHFNPERGKYVWDETLQTEPAKRFQMLVKGAKERNLKLAFTFVCDSRDKHENACPDYVEEAGAEGFTTTTGSVDVWTPYPDDPIFQREYEAFLTAFAAKYNDPDVTQFVSGFGLGKWGETHTLKYSTGDETPRQAVFEWITDVMSRLFTKVPIMINYHRCLLSGKEFSDTDNDVAADMVKRAVAKGFCLRHDAFGMKQYYKDWERGISTTYHGIVPITMEGGWVESSHGGSIAGDGYKNFAEVRQGEYDEAKGGYVNMMDLRFATNVNTGETHSWFNTAFHLVKEFISEGGYRLYPDRLSIPTTARSGSNVSLTHRWSNLGWGYCPTNLPQYGDKYKLAIALLDKNTEEPARIYIEEKADIATWMSGKPKTYTSSIKLTDVSAGTYTWAVGLVDTTKENAIGILLSARDEYQTAKGWVKVGDITIQ, encoded by the coding sequence ATGAACAAAATAATAAAAAATAGCATCAAGACCTTGTCGATGTGTCTGCTGGCTGCTACGGCTTTTATAGGCACTGCTTGTTCAGACGATGATGACCTTACAACCGATTACAGTTGGAACATTGAAGGCAACACTACCGTCAGCATTAAGCCCGAACGCTATAAACTGTTGCGCAATCCTATGAGTGGATGGGTTATCTACTCAGGTATCGGAAGTGGCATGATGATGGATTTCTGGAATCTCTACGACAATTTCGAATCGTCCGAAGGCACCGTGAGAGTATCCGACTATGGCAATACCCTCTATGTACGTGGACTTTGGAGTCATTTCAACCCTGAAAGAGGTAAATATGTATGGGATGAAACTTTGCAGACTGAACCGGCGAAGCGTTTCCAAATGCTGGTGAAAGGAGCCAAAGAACGCAACTTGAAGCTTGCCTTCACCTTTGTGTGCGACAGCCGCGACAAGCATGAGAATGCCTGTCCCGATTATGTGGAAGAAGCCGGTGCCGAAGGATTCACCACCACTACCGGTAGTGTAGACGTATGGACGCCTTATCCCGACGATCCCATTTTCCAAAGGGAATATGAAGCGTTCCTCACTGCTTTTGCTGCCAAATACAATGACCCCGACGTCACTCAATTTGTGAGCGGCTTTGGATTGGGCAAATGGGGTGAGACTCACACACTGAAATACTCTACAGGTGATGAGACTCCCAGACAAGCTGTATTTGAATGGATTACCGACGTAATGTCCCGCCTTTTCACCAAAGTGCCAATCATGATTAATTATCATCGCTGCTTGCTTAGTGGCAAAGAGTTTAGTGATACCGATAACGATGTAGCCGCCGATATGGTGAAACGTGCCGTAGCCAAAGGCTTCTGCCTGCGTCACGATGCTTTCGGCATGAAGCAATATTATAAGGATTGGGAACGTGGCATCAGTACTACCTATCACGGCATTGTTCCCATTACTATGGAAGGTGGTTGGGTGGAATCATCCCACGGTGGTTCTATTGCCGGCGACGGTTACAAGAATTTTGCCGAGGTGCGTCAGGGAGAATATGATGAGGCTAAGGGCGGTTATGTCAATATGATGGACCTTCGTTTTGCTACCAACGTGAACACTGGTGAAACGCACTCTTGGTTTAACACTGCTTTCCACTTGGTAAAGGAGTTTATATCCGAAGGTGGTTACCGACTTTATCCCGACCGTCTGTCTATTCCTACTACAGCCCGTAGCGGCAGCAATGTATCATTGACTCACCGCTGGTCGAATCTGGGTTGGGGGTATTGCCCTACCAATCTTCCGCAGTACGGTGACAAATACAAACTGGCTATCGCCTTGCTTGATAAGAATACGGAAGAGCCTGCCCGCATCTATATAGAAGAGAAAGCGGATATTGCTACCTGGATGAGCGGAAAGCCCAAGACATACACTAGCAGCATCAAACTCACCGATGTATCCGCAGGTACTTACACTTGGGCGGTGGGATTGGTAGATACTACCAAAGAGAACGCTATCGGTATCTTACTCTCAGCCCGCGATGAGTACCAAACCGCCAAAGGTTGGGTGAAAGTGGGAGATATAACTATTCAATAA
- a CDS encoding SusE domain-containing protein gives MKTMHLYRSLGVVAVGMMSIFATSCEEDIDNTASRNQSEIELAPSGEFIRLDESKPNETAVILKWSTAHDFGEDYITTYKYEMQLIGSEATNIKEFDDDGEFFRSYTNEEMQNILIDHFGLTTSTIGEVLFTVTANFEGPRLMVPDIATATLKIKTYGPKQYKADNLYVGGSAVGEDNIKLTLKDEINKIYSYEGALVAGKINFPVDYADELNAIGPETADTPITTGEMPGVIFDRAEANSWVIPSAATYRITVNMSKKTVKIVEAGAVVEADQVFLAGSAVGEEQIEVAQALENDQIYAWRGELKAGKLYIPLTFEGEQAMAIVPEIANNHDIEDGQLATFGQVLISKVDNQYWTIPADGTYRIVLNKEEKTITIYSADTDLKPLRVSFNNTELGKNPWEQDVNVLHMYGGFNSFAYDAGTDEETGKAYRYCQVKYNLIQSLANPKVFVYKGDVLPRNEYTDNYKKTYRGWVNFSTLRYANNGWFVGSTADAKRNDHNGYTEVIAGKVEKAVTGQADNRYAYFLIPEGCNYVVVDIENNTVLFDIK, from the coding sequence ATGAAAACAATGCATTTATATAGAAGCCTTGGTGTGGTGGCCGTGGGAATGATGAGCATATTTGCCACCTCGTGCGAAGAGGATATAGACAATACTGCCTCACGCAATCAGTCGGAGATTGAACTGGCTCCTTCGGGTGAATTTATTAGGCTCGATGAGAGCAAACCCAACGAAACGGCTGTCATTCTGAAGTGGAGTACCGCTCACGATTTTGGTGAGGATTATATCACGACTTATAAATATGAGATGCAGCTTATCGGCAGTGAGGCCACGAACATCAAGGAGTTTGATGACGATGGAGAATTCTTTCGCTCGTACACCAACGAGGAGATGCAGAACATATTGATTGACCATTTCGGACTCACCACCAGTACCATTGGTGAAGTACTGTTTACTGTAACAGCCAATTTTGAAGGTCCCCGTCTGATGGTGCCCGATATTGCTACGGCTACATTAAAGATAAAAACGTATGGTCCTAAGCAGTACAAAGCCGATAATCTCTATGTGGGAGGTTCCGCTGTGGGCGAAGACAATATCAAGTTGACGTTGAAAGATGAGATAAACAAGATTTATAGTTACGAAGGTGCTTTGGTAGCCGGTAAGATAAACTTCCCTGTTGATTATGCCGATGAATTGAATGCTATTGGGCCGGAAACTGCTGATACTCCTATTACCACAGGTGAGATGCCAGGTGTCATATTTGACCGTGCCGAAGCTAATTCGTGGGTGATTCCGTCAGCGGCTACATATCGTATCACTGTGAATATGAGCAAAAAGACTGTGAAGATAGTAGAAGCCGGTGCGGTAGTAGAAGCCGATCAGGTATTCTTGGCTGGTAGTGCCGTAGGTGAAGAACAGATTGAGGTGGCTCAAGCTCTTGAAAACGACCAGATCTATGCTTGGCGTGGTGAACTGAAAGCCGGTAAGCTCTATATCCCGCTCACCTTCGAAGGTGAACAAGCGATGGCCATTGTACCCGAAATTGCAAATAACCACGACATCGAGGATGGTCAGTTGGCAACATTTGGGCAAGTACTCATTAGTAAAGTAGATAATCAGTATTGGACTATTCCGGCTGACGGTACTTATCGTATTGTATTGAATAAGGAGGAAAAGACCATTACTATCTATTCGGCTGATACTGATTTGAAACCGCTTAGAGTATCGTTCAATAATACTGAACTGGGGAAAAATCCTTGGGAACAAGATGTCAATGTACTGCATATGTACGGTGGTTTCAATAGCTTTGCTTACGACGCGGGTACTGACGAAGAAACAGGAAAGGCTTATAGGTACTGTCAAGTGAAGTATAACCTCATTCAGAGTCTTGCCAATCCGAAAGTCTTTGTTTATAAAGGTGATGTATTGCCTCGTAATGAATATACGGATAATTATAAGAAGACATATAGAGGTTGGGTGAACTTCAGCACTTTACGATATGCTAATAACGGATGGTTTGTTGGATCTACAGCTGACGCTAAACGTAATGATCACAATGGATATACTGAAGTAATAGCAGGCAAGGTAGAAAAGGCTGTAACGGGTCAAGCTGATAACCGCTATGCTTACTTCCTCATTCCCGAAGGCTGTAACTATGTAGTAGTGGATATAGAGAATAACACTGTACTCTTTGATATTAAATAA
- a CDS encoding RagB/SusD family nutrient uptake outer membrane protein: MKTKILLLAGMCLGLAACESMDLVPRSQGNTESWYTTETELRLASNDFYILGYWQEPLSSSEQWSDNTTYRQTNRNPGSGGTILDGTMNGQQYEVYALWQQSFKLIARANTMLENIHKAQGSVSQEVYDRYAGEAYFCRACKYAELIFFYGDVPYQEETITISEALQRGRRPKAEVIPLVYADFDKAIAGLPKSYGQGENIHATKGAALAMKARFALYMGDYEIAAQAAKDCMDLKLYSLEPDYAKLFKQSTKLNDEKVFVIPRSIENSVILDSWIVKNALPRNAGGYGSYNPSWDLFASYLCTDGLPIDESQLFDPRNPFKNRDPRCTMTLVEFNTEHCGFEYDPSPAAKTVMNYTTGKAQSNQDTRIVNQYSSYTGLLWKKGIDASWTVDQKVEQDYIIMRYADVLLIYAEAMIELNRIDDSVLKAINMVRARAYGVNVTSTDSYPAVTTTDQTELRRALRIERRMEFAMENQRLQDLMRWKLAGKALNGYNYIMLINPTDLLNNVVNKNLWFWGMTPQIDEDGLADFSALFNAGYCSQGAKRIFPEREYLWPLPTHDVELCPNLLPNNPGY, translated from the coding sequence ATGAAAACAAAGATATTATTATTAGCCGGAATGTGCCTGGGGCTTGCTGCTTGTGAGAGCATGGACCTGGTACCCAGATCACAAGGTAATACCGAGTCATGGTACACGACCGAAACAGAATTGCGCCTGGCTTCCAATGACTTTTACATTTTGGGTTATTGGCAAGAACCTCTTAGTTCGTCCGAACAATGGTCGGATAACACTACTTATCGTCAGACGAACCGTAATCCGGGAAGTGGCGGAACCATACTTGATGGAACCATGAACGGCCAGCAGTACGAAGTATATGCCTTGTGGCAACAATCATTCAAACTCATTGCCCGCGCCAACACAATGCTCGAGAATATTCACAAGGCACAGGGTTCTGTGTCTCAGGAAGTGTACGACCGCTATGCCGGTGAGGCTTACTTCTGCCGTGCCTGCAAATATGCCGAATTGATTTTCTTCTATGGTGATGTACCCTATCAAGAGGAGACTATTACCATTTCCGAAGCTTTGCAACGTGGTCGCAGGCCTAAAGCAGAAGTGATTCCTTTGGTGTACGCTGATTTTGATAAAGCGATAGCCGGTTTGCCCAAAAGTTATGGACAGGGTGAGAATATACATGCTACCAAGGGTGCAGCGCTGGCTATGAAAGCACGTTTTGCCCTCTATATGGGTGACTATGAAATAGCTGCTCAAGCCGCCAAAGATTGTATGGACCTCAAACTCTATTCTCTGGAGCCCGACTATGCCAAGCTTTTCAAGCAGAGCACCAAACTGAATGATGAGAAAGTGTTTGTGATACCTCGCTCTATTGAAAACAGTGTGATACTCGACTCTTGGATTGTGAAGAACGCTCTTCCCCGTAATGCCGGTGGCTATGGCTCGTACAATCCTTCATGGGACCTCTTCGCTTCGTACCTTTGTACTGACGGGCTGCCTATCGACGAATCTCAACTGTTCGACCCTCGCAACCCTTTCAAGAACCGCGACCCTCGCTGTACAATGACCCTCGTTGAGTTCAACACCGAGCACTGTGGCTTCGAATACGATCCCAGCCCTGCTGCTAAAACTGTGATGAACTACACCACAGGCAAGGCGCAGAGCAATCAGGATACCCGTATCGTAAATCAATATAGCTCATATACGGGCTTGTTATGGAAGAAAGGTATTGATGCCAGTTGGACAGTAGACCAGAAGGTAGAGCAAGACTATATCATCATGCGCTACGCAGACGTACTGTTGATTTATGCCGAAGCTATGATCGAACTGAACCGGATTGACGACAGCGTATTGAAAGCTATCAACATGGTACGTGCCCGCGCTTATGGCGTAAATGTAACGTCAACCGACAGCTATCCTGCCGTGACCACTACCGACCAGACAGAGTTGCGCCGTGCCCTGCGTATAGAACGCCGTATGGAGTTTGCCATGGAGAACCAACGTCTGCAAGACTTGATGCGTTGGAAATTGGCAGGAAAAGCATTGAACGGTTACAACTATATCATGCTTATCAACCCTACGGATTTGCTGAACAATGTAGTGAACAAGAACCTCTGGTTCTGGGGAATGACCCCGCAAATCGACGAAGATGGTCTGGCAGACTTTTCGGCTCTCTTCAATGCCGGTTATTGCTCGCAGGGTGCCAAGCGCATTTTCCCCGAACGCGAATACTTGTGGCCGCTGCCTACACATGATGTGGAATTGTGTCCCAACTTATTGCCCAACAATCCGGGTTATTAA